The Amblyomma americanum isolate KBUSLIRL-KWMA chromosome 6, ASM5285725v1, whole genome shotgun sequence genome has a window encoding:
- the LOC144095284 gene encoding putative ammonium transporter 3: protein MAERTKFTSYCLFSALATAVYCVPAGWLWNRGGFLARMGAVDIGGSGVVHLLGGCVGLVAAVVLGPRLGRYDTGTAPLPLGNPTNALLGLFMLWWGWLGFSAGSTMGIVRNKWKYSARASVTTILASMTGGFVGMSMSFIFKKGQHDVSWLMNTVMGSLVAISGGAPIFRPWAALVVGAVAALLVLAAIPLLDRLRVDDPTETFAAHGVCGLWGLLAIGLFPERDSLLDYTRGRSGLLAAGGDASLLAVQAVAAGCIIAWAVGASALLLLLIKYTIGLRMTPEEEILGPDLVDHDIEHDYNSPFLRALQEHYRAGHTLKALESKVDILRA, encoded by the exons ATGGCGGAGCGCACCAAGTTCACCTCGTACTGCCTCTTCTCGGCGCTGGCCACGGCGGTGTACTGCGTGCCCGCCGGATGGCTCTGGAACCGGGGCGGCTTCCTGGCACGCATGGGAGCCGTCGATATCGGCGGCTCGGGTGTCGTGCACCTACTCGGGGGCTGCGTGGGCCTCGTGGCCGCCGTAGTGCTGGGTCCGCGGCTGGGTCGCTACGACACCGGCACGGCGCCCCTACCTCTGGGAAATCCTACCAACGCCCTGCTCGGACTGTTCATGCTGTG GTGGGGCTGGCTAGGGTTTAGCGCTGGAAGCACGATGGGAATTGTGCGAAACAAATGGAAGTACTCGGCGAG AGCGTCCGTGACCACCATTCTGGCGTCCATGACTGGGGGCTTCGTAGGAATGTCCATGAG TTTTATCTTCAAGAAAGGCCAGCACGACGTCTCATGGCTCATGAATACCGTCATGGGGTCACTTGTGGCGATATCAG GCGGCGCGCCCATCTTCCGCCCCTGGGCGGCGCTGGTGGTGGGGGCCGTAGCTGCTCTGCTGGTGCTGGCGGCCATCCCGCTGCTGGACCGGCTGCGCGTGGACGACCCCACGGAGACGTTCGCCGCGCACGGCGTGTGCGGCCTCTGGGGTCTGCTGGCCATCGGCCTCTTCCCCGAGCGGGACTCGTTGCTGGACTACACGCGTGGCCGATCGGGGCTGCTGGCCGCCGGAGGGGACGCCAGTCTGCTCGCCGTGCAGGCCGTGGCCGCCGGATGCATCATCGCATGGGCGGTCGGCGCCTCGGCCTTGCTGCTTCTC CTGATCAAGTACACGATCGGGCTCCGCATGACGCCAGAAGAGGAGATCCTGGGCCCAGACCTGGTGGACCACGACATCGAGCACGACTACAATTCGCCTTTCCTTCGCGCCCTGCAGGAGCACTACCGTGCGGGTCACACGCTCAAGGCTCTCGAGTCCAAAGTGGACATCCTCAGGGCCTGA